One genomic region from Stackebrandtia nassauensis DSM 44728 encodes:
- a CDS encoding trypsin-like peptidase domain-containing protein, protein MNDHHSDPSASKPDDASSRPVPPLSDSESAASGAEPTPQQPSAAATADAHQTSTEADSALAAAGGDVSPSATAGEPHVGAGADADRSAAASAEPQAGATSDSSAEPGAGESLAPHWPEPSQAAAPEPATLATPSPAGFDAGAASAPAEPGAGDGQPSAPPPGLTPRSGAVEPSLGTAENKPPQTPTGTEPATLAAASGPAAGPRPPQGPGQRPPMPPGLTPPPPGAPPTSSFAAPGAPPPAGPPTGPIPVGGPAGQPFGGPAMAPPKKKSKAPALVAAALVLALGAGTAGGVAGFALAGLGGGGDSSSPSEQVANGDTISDIAKKVQPSVVSIATENAGGSGVVYDDKGHIITNNHVAETASGGKLEVTFADGTTSQASVVGTDPAGDLAVIKVDDVDNLTPIKLGDSGALDVGDTVLAIGSPLGLDGSVTSGIVSALNRTVQAGGGEQGGNATTLNGLIQTDAAINPGNSGGALVNGKGELIGINTVIATTGSSEGSVGLGFAIPSDTVSSTVDQLIDGGDIEHGYLGVSVVDNVEGSEGAVVNKVEDGSPADKAGLKRGDVITSIDGEKVGGASDVGAVVQGAKPGTKVDIEYTRSGKSDSTSAELGSTSGD, encoded by the coding sequence ATGAACGATCATCACAGTGATCCCTCCGCATCGAAGCCGGACGACGCCTCGTCCCGGCCGGTGCCGCCACTGTCCGACTCCGAGTCGGCCGCGTCCGGCGCTGAGCCGACGCCGCAACAGCCGTCCGCCGCTGCCACGGCCGACGCGCACCAAACGTCCACTGAGGCCGACTCGGCGCTGGCCGCCGCTGGCGGCGACGTGAGCCCGTCGGCCACCGCCGGCGAGCCGCACGTGGGGGCCGGAGCCGACGCCGACCGCTCGGCTGCCGCTTCGGCTGAGCCGCAGGCGGGGGCCACAAGCGACTCCTCGGCCGAGCCGGGCGCGGGCGAGAGCCTGGCGCCGCACTGGCCCGAGCCGTCCCAGGCCGCCGCGCCTGAACCGGCCACACTGGCCACGCCGTCTCCGGCCGGGTTCGATGCCGGGGCGGCATCGGCACCTGCCGAGCCCGGCGCGGGCGACGGCCAGCCGTCCGCGCCGCCGCCGGGGCTGACGCCGCGGTCGGGGGCCGTCGAGCCGTCGCTGGGCACGGCCGAGAACAAGCCACCGCAGACCCCGACCGGCACCGAACCCGCCACACTGGCCGCCGCGTCCGGTCCCGCCGCCGGGCCGCGACCGCCGCAGGGACCCGGGCAGCGGCCGCCGATGCCGCCGGGCCTGACGCCACCGCCGCCGGGAGCGCCGCCGACCAGCTCGTTCGCCGCGCCGGGCGCGCCGCCGCCCGCGGGACCGCCGACGGGCCCGATCCCGGTGGGAGGCCCCGCCGGGCAACCCTTCGGGGGCCCCGCGATGGCGCCGCCGAAGAAGAAGAGCAAGGCGCCCGCGCTGGTCGCCGCCGCCCTGGTGCTCGCGCTGGGCGCGGGGACGGCGGGCGGTGTGGCCGGGTTCGCGCTGGCGGGACTCGGCGGGGGCGGCGACTCGTCCTCGCCCTCGGAGCAGGTCGCCAACGGCGACACCATCTCCGACATCGCCAAGAAGGTGCAGCCGTCGGTGGTGTCCATCGCCACCGAGAACGCCGGCGGCTCGGGCGTCGTCTACGACGACAAGGGCCACATCATCACCAACAACCACGTCGCCGAGACCGCCTCGGGCGGCAAGCTCGAGGTGACCTTCGCCGACGGCACCACCTCGCAGGCCAGCGTCGTGGGCACCGACCCGGCCGGTGACCTCGCGGTCATCAAGGTCGACGACGTCGACAACCTGACCCCGATCAAACTGGGCGACTCCGGGGCGCTGGACGTCGGCGACACCGTGCTGGCGATCGGCTCGCCGCTGGGCCTGGACGGCTCGGTGACCTCGGGCATCGTCTCGGCGCTGAACCGCACCGTGCAAGCCGGGGGCGGCGAGCAGGGCGGCAACGCCACCACACTCAACGGCCTGATCCAGACCGACGCGGCCATCAACCCGGGTAACTCCGGCGGCGCGCTGGTCAACGGCAAGGGCGAACTGATCGGCATCAACACCGTGATCGCCACGACCGGCTCATCGGAGGGGAGCGTCGGTCTTGGGTTCGCGATCCCGTCCGACACGGTCTCCTCCACGGTGGACCAGCTCATCGACGGCGGCGACATCGAACACGGCTACCTGGGCGTGAGCGTCGTCGACAACGTCGAGGGCTCCGAGGGCGCCGTCGTCAACAAGGTCGAGGACGGCAGCCCCGCCGACAAGGCGGGCCTGAAGCGCGGCGACGTCATCACCTCCATCGACGGTGAGAAGGTCGGCGGGGCGTCCGATGTGGGCGCCGTCGTCCAGGGCGCCAAGCCGGGCACCAAAGTAGACATCGAATACACCCGCAGCGGCAAGAGTGACTCCACATCGGCGGAACTCGGTTCGACATCGGGTGACTGA
- a CDS encoding sensor histidine kinase gives MSIATRYHQWWERTPLRVRLVAAVLLLVTGALVLVSFANVTALQSYMTTQVDENLNKQFSREGLDEVVASKMNAVPPDSKTTNYVFYFSFRSIEEFMGRQDLNAPKLDYDDVVKLGEGSHTVTAQDDKKRWRLLVREATIETTNEKGYVVVGTPLVDVDNTVARLLWIDLLVGAGVLAALAAVGVALVRASLYPLKEMEHTATAIAGGDLSQRVPERDPRTEAGRLGRVFNQMLSRIETALEAREKSEKRALESEERMRRFVADASHELRTPLTTVRGFAELYRQRADVDPVEVAGLMRRIEDEATRMGLLVEDLLLLARLDAERPFRDAQVDLLTISVDTVTAAEVTAHGRHIELSTQGGPFLVRGDELSLRQVLSNLVSNALRYTPPESQIEVRLRSDDTHVELEVVDDGPGMTEEQVERVFERFYRADKARSRNAGGTGLGLAIVAALVDAHNGEVSVWSKPGEGAKFTVRLALDPDVSAEHEIPDADSSETV, from the coding sequence ATGAGCATCGCCACCAGGTACCACCAGTGGTGGGAGCGCACACCGCTGCGGGTGCGGCTGGTCGCCGCCGTCCTGCTGCTGGTGACCGGTGCGCTGGTGCTCGTGAGTTTCGCGAACGTGACCGCGTTGCAGAGCTACATGACGACGCAGGTCGACGAGAACCTGAACAAGCAGTTCAGCCGCGAGGGGCTGGACGAGGTGGTCGCGTCGAAGATGAACGCGGTGCCCCCGGACTCCAAGACCACCAACTACGTCTTCTACTTCTCGTTCCGCAGCATCGAGGAGTTCATGGGGCGGCAGGACCTCAACGCGCCCAAACTGGACTACGACGACGTCGTGAAGCTGGGGGAGGGTTCGCACACCGTCACCGCGCAGGACGACAAGAAGCGCTGGCGACTGCTGGTGCGCGAGGCCACGATCGAGACCACCAACGAGAAGGGCTACGTCGTCGTCGGCACGCCCCTTGTGGACGTCGACAACACCGTCGCCCGGCTACTGTGGATCGACCTGCTCGTAGGTGCCGGGGTGCTGGCGGCGCTGGCGGCCGTGGGGGTCGCGCTGGTGCGGGCCAGTCTCTACCCGCTCAAGGAGATGGAGCACACCGCCACCGCGATCGCGGGAGGTGATCTCAGCCAGCGGGTTCCCGAACGGGATCCCCGCACCGAGGCCGGACGGCTCGGGCGGGTCTTCAACCAGATGCTGAGCCGCATCGAGACGGCCTTGGAGGCGCGCGAGAAATCCGAGAAGCGGGCGCTGGAGTCCGAGGAACGGATGCGGCGTTTCGTCGCCGACGCCAGCCACGAACTGCGGACTCCACTGACGACGGTGCGGGGCTTCGCCGAGCTGTACCGGCAGCGCGCCGACGTCGACCCCGTCGAGGTCGCCGGTCTGATGCGGCGCATCGAGGACGAGGCCACCCGGATGGGCCTGCTGGTGGAGGACCTGTTGCTGCTGGCCCGGCTGGACGCCGAGCGTCCGTTCCGGGACGCCCAGGTGGATCTGCTGACGATCTCGGTGGACACCGTCACCGCCGCCGAGGTGACCGCGCACGGTCGCCATATCGAACTGTCCACACAGGGTGGTCCGTTCCTGGTGCGCGGTGACGAACTGAGCCTGCGGCAGGTGCTGTCCAATCTGGTCTCCAACGCGTTGCGCTACACCCCGCCGGAGTCGCAGATCGAGGTGCGGCTGCGGTCCGACGACACCCACGTCGAGCTGGAGGTCGTCGACGACGGTCCCGGCATGACCGAGGAACAGGTGGAGCGGGTCTTCGAGCGGTTCTACCGGGCCGACAAGGCGCGCTCGCGCAACGCCGGTGGCACCGGACTGGGGCTGGCCATCGTGGCGGCGCTGGTCGACGCCCACAACGGCGAGGTGTCCGTGTGGTCGAAACCTGGCGAGGGCGCGAAGTTCACCGTCCGGCTGGCGCTGGATCCAGACGTGAGCGCCGAGCACGAGATCCCCGACGCCGACAGCTCCGAGACCGTCTAG
- a CDS encoding response regulator transcription factor, producing MAVTEEDREGEATLLVVEDDPNICELLATSLGYAGFTVHRAEGGEEAVRAVARHRPDLVVLDVMLPDFDGFEVARRIRSGSDRTPIVYLTARDALEDKVRGLTLGGDDYVTKPFSLEEVIARIRAVLRRSKGDAPPPPRLQYADLELDEETHEVWRGGNSVQLSPTEFKLLRYFMVNAGRVLSKAQILDHVWRYDFRGDDGIVESYVSYLRRKIDNTEPRLIQTLRGIGYVLRTPS from the coding sequence ATGGCGGTAACGGAAGAAGATCGGGAGGGCGAGGCGACGCTGCTGGTCGTCGAGGATGATCCGAACATCTGTGAGCTGCTGGCCACGAGCCTGGGGTACGCGGGGTTCACCGTTCACCGGGCCGAGGGCGGCGAGGAGGCGGTGCGCGCGGTGGCGCGGCACCGCCCGGACCTGGTCGTGCTGGATGTGATGCTGCCCGACTTCGACGGTTTCGAGGTGGCGCGCCGGATCCGGTCCGGCTCGGATCGGACGCCCATTGTGTACTTGACGGCGCGGGACGCCCTCGAGGACAAGGTGCGCGGCCTGACGCTGGGCGGGGACGACTACGTGACCAAGCCGTTCAGTCTCGAAGAGGTGATCGCGCGGATCCGCGCGGTGCTGCGGCGCAGCAAGGGGGACGCGCCGCCACCACCGCGGTTGCAGTACGCCGACCTGGAGCTGGACGAGGAGACCCACGAGGTCTGGCGGGGCGGCAACTCGGTGCAGCTGTCGCCCACGGAGTTCAAGCTGCTGCGGTACTTCATGGTCAACGCGGGCCGGGTGCTGTCCAAGGCACAGATCCTGGACCACGTGTGGCGCTACGACTTTCGGGGAGATGACGGCATTGTGGAGTCCTATGTGTCGTATTTGAGGCGCAAGATCGACAACACCGAGCCGCGGCTGATCCAGACGCTGCGCGGCATCGGCTACGTGCTGAGAACACCGTCGTGA
- a CDS encoding STAS domain-containing protein, whose translation MTLSIKTGPTADGGMVLTLDGEVDYATAPQIREKISQVLRADDVAYIKVDVAKVTVLDSTGIGTLVVAYRIARDVDVPVFVTNPTKFIKRLFAVVGAQELLEEPTDAFAATTGNV comes from the coding sequence ATGACGCTGTCGATCAAGACCGGTCCGACTGCGGACGGCGGTATGGTTCTGACGCTGGATGGTGAGGTGGACTACGCCACCGCACCACAGATCCGGGAAAAGATCTCCCAGGTGCTTCGCGCCGACGATGTCGCCTACATCAAGGTGGATGTCGCCAAGGTCACCGTCCTGGATTCAACCGGCATCGGAACCCTCGTTGTCGCATACCGCATCGCGCGGGACGTTGACGTACCCGTCTTCGTCACCAACCCCACCAAGTTCATCAAACGATTGTTCGCGGTCGTGGGTGCTCAAGAGCTTCTTGAGGAGCCCACGGACGCGTTCGCTGCTACCACCGGCAACGTCTGA
- a CDS encoding multifunctional oxoglutarate decarboxylase/oxoglutarate dehydrogenase thiamine pyrophosphate-binding subunit/dihydrolipoyllysine-residue succinyltransferase subunit, which yields MSTQDRNATSKSNPLSEFGPNEWIVEDMYQRYLADPSSVESTWHEFFDGYQPHSADTAAAAETKTEAKPQSAPKTAETADAKPAAKPAAQASPSKPAAKADTPLAADAQSKPLRGVAAKVAENMDVSLEIPTATSVRAIPAKLLSDNRIVINNHLRRGRGGKVSFTHMIGYALVKALASHPEMNNSYGVVNGKPTMVSPAAVNLGLAIDLKKDDGSRTLVVPSIKGCQDMDFRQFWQAYEDIVRKARNNKLTMEDYGGTTLTLTNPGGIGTVHSIPRLMRGQGTIIGVGAMEYPAEYSGASDETIARLGVSKAITVTSTYDHRVIQGAQSGEFLKRVHELLLGADGFFDDVFTSLRVPYEPVRWVRDVAHTSEGQIDKAARVIELIHAYRVRGHLMADTDPLEFKIRRHPDLDILEHGLTLWDLDRAFPVGGFAGKSTMKLRDILGVLRESYCRRVGIEYMHIQEPEERAWIQQRVERPYEKPDIEEQKHILGRLNVSEAFETFLGTKYVGQKRFSLEGGESLIPLLDEVLSNAARDSLDEVVIGMAHRGRLNVLSNIVGKPPEKIFSEFEGAMDPKSVQGSGDVKYHLGMTGKFTTSDGEHATTVSVAANPSHLEAVDPVLEGIVRAKQDRLDLGLEGYTVLPLMVHGDAAFAGQGVVAETLNLSQLRGYRTGGTVHVIINNQVGFTTAPEYSRSSLYSTDVARMIQAPIFHVNGDDPEAVVRVAKLAFEYRQAFNKDVVVDMICYRRRGHNEGDDPSMTNPLMYQIIDAKRSVRKLYTEALIGRGDISLADAEEALKDYHDQLERVFKATKESVSASGQPVRQRAAEPEATVDTTVSAELIARIGKAHTDVPEGFTPHKRVRQLLERREQMSTQGGIDWAFGELLAVGSLLNQGVSVRMSGQDTRRGTFVQRHSVVVDHNNEREYTPVAQVADNGARFWVYDSLLSEYAAMGFEYGYSVENPDALVMWEAQFGDFANGAQSVVDEFISSGEAKWGQRSGVTLLLPHGHEGAGPDHTSGRPERYLQLCAEDNMRIANVTTPANYFHLLRRQALSPKKKPLVVFTPKFLLRYKHCVSGIEEFTSGGFRPVLTDPLVDSGQLPAANVRRVLLCSGKMYYHLADARELNGNTDTAIIRLEQLFPLPVDELKAALAPFTGASEHAWVQEEPANQGAWSFIALNLLEHLDGISLRRLSRPAAAAPSVGVKKVHDVEQQALLDVAIPPKK from the coding sequence GTGTCGACTCAAGACCGCAACGCGACCAGTAAGTCCAACCCACTCTCGGAGTTCGGGCCGAACGAGTGGATCGTCGAAGACATGTATCAGCGATATCTCGCCGATCCGTCCAGTGTCGAGTCCACCTGGCACGAGTTCTTCGACGGTTATCAACCGCACTCGGCCGATACCGCGGCCGCCGCCGAGACCAAGACCGAGGCCAAGCCGCAGTCCGCCCCAAAGACCGCGGAAACCGCCGACGCCAAGCCAGCGGCCAAACCCGCCGCGCAGGCCAGCCCCTCCAAGCCCGCCGCCAAGGCCGACACCCCGCTGGCCGCCGACGCACAGAGCAAGCCGCTGCGCGGCGTCGCCGCCAAGGTCGCCGAGAACATGGACGTCTCGCTGGAGATCCCCACCGCGACAAGTGTTCGCGCGATCCCCGCGAAGCTGCTGTCCGACAACCGCATCGTCATCAACAACCACCTGCGTCGCGGTCGCGGCGGCAAGGTCAGCTTCACCCACATGATCGGCTACGCGCTGGTCAAGGCGCTGGCCAGCCACCCGGAGATGAACAACTCCTACGGCGTCGTCAACGGCAAGCCGACCATGGTCAGCCCCGCCGCGGTCAACCTGGGCCTGGCCATCGACCTGAAGAAGGACGACGGCTCGCGCACCCTCGTGGTGCCCAGCATCAAGGGCTGCCAGGACATGGACTTCCGGCAGTTCTGGCAGGCCTATGAGGACATCGTCCGCAAGGCCCGCAACAACAAACTGACCATGGAGGACTACGGCGGCACCACGCTGACGCTGACCAACCCCGGCGGCATCGGCACCGTCCACTCGATACCGCGGCTGATGCGCGGCCAGGGCACCATCATCGGTGTCGGCGCCATGGAGTACCCGGCCGAGTACTCCGGCGCCTCGGACGAGACCATCGCCCGGCTCGGTGTCTCCAAGGCGATCACCGTCACCTCCACCTACGACCACCGCGTCATCCAGGGCGCGCAGTCCGGCGAGTTCCTCAAGCGGGTGCACGAACTGCTGCTGGGCGCCGACGGCTTCTTCGACGACGTCTTCACCTCGCTGCGGGTCCCCTACGAGCCGGTGCGCTGGGTGCGCGACGTCGCCCACACCTCCGAGGGCCAGATCGACAAGGCCGCCCGGGTCATCGAACTGATCCACGCCTACCGGGTGCGCGGCCACCTCATGGCCGACACCGACCCGCTGGAGTTCAAGATCCGGCGCCACCCCGACCTGGACATCCTCGAACACGGCCTGACCCTGTGGGACCTGGACCGGGCGTTCCCGGTCGGCGGTTTCGCGGGCAAGTCCACGATGAAGCTGCGCGACATCCTCGGGGTGCTGCGCGAGTCGTACTGTCGCCGCGTCGGCATCGAGTACATGCACATCCAGGAACCCGAGGAGCGGGCCTGGATCCAGCAGCGGGTGGAACGGCCCTACGAGAAGCCCGACATCGAGGAACAGAAGCACATCCTGGGACGGCTCAATGTCTCCGAGGCCTTCGAGACCTTCCTGGGCACCAAGTACGTCGGCCAGAAGCGGTTCTCGCTGGAGGGCGGCGAATCGCTGATCCCGCTGCTGGACGAGGTGCTGTCCAACGCGGCGCGCGACAGCCTCGACGAGGTCGTCATCGGCATGGCCCACCGCGGCCGCCTCAACGTGCTGTCCAACATCGTCGGCAAGCCGCCGGAGAAGATCTTCAGCGAGTTCGAGGGCGCCATGGACCCCAAGTCGGTCCAGGGTTCCGGCGACGTCAAGTACCACCTGGGCATGACCGGCAAGTTCACCACCTCCGACGGCGAACACGCCACGACGGTGTCGGTGGCGGCCAACCCGTCCCACCTGGAGGCCGTGGACCCGGTGCTGGAGGGCATCGTCCGCGCCAAGCAGGACCGCCTCGACCTGGGCCTTGAGGGCTACACCGTGCTGCCGCTGATGGTGCACGGTGACGCGGCCTTCGCCGGTCAGGGCGTCGTCGCCGAGACGCTGAACCTGTCGCAGCTGCGCGGGTACCGCACCGGTGGCACCGTCCACGTCATCATCAACAACCAGGTCGGCTTCACCACCGCGCCGGAGTACTCGCGTTCCTCGCTGTACTCCACCGACGTGGCCCGGATGATCCAGGCGCCGATCTTCCACGTCAACGGCGACGACCCCGAAGCCGTCGTGCGGGTCGCCAAACTGGCCTTCGAGTACCGGCAGGCGTTCAACAAGGACGTCGTCGTCGACATGATCTGCTACCGCCGCCGGGGCCACAACGAGGGCGACGACCCCTCGATGACCAACCCGCTGATGTACCAGATCATCGACGCCAAGCGCTCGGTCCGCAAGCTGTACACCGAGGCCCTCATCGGCCGCGGCGACATCTCGCTGGCCGACGCCGAAGAGGCGCTGAAGGACTACCACGACCAGCTGGAGCGGGTCTTCAAGGCCACCAAGGAATCGGTGTCGGCCAGTGGCCAGCCGGTCCGCCAGCGCGCCGCCGAGCCCGAGGCCACCGTCGACACCACCGTCAGCGCCGAGCTGATCGCGCGCATCGGCAAGGCCCACACCGACGTCCCCGAGGGCTTCACCCCGCACAAGCGGGTGCGGCAGCTCCTCGAACGCCGCGAACAGATGTCCACCCAGGGCGGCATCGACTGGGCCTTCGGTGAACTGCTGGCCGTCGGCTCGCTGCTCAACCAGGGCGTATCGGTCCGGATGTCCGGTCAGGACACCCGACGCGGCACCTTCGTGCAGCGCCACTCGGTGGTCGTCGACCACAACAACGAGCGCGAGTACACCCCGGTCGCCCAGGTCGCCGACAACGGCGCCCGCTTCTGGGTCTACGACTCCCTGCTCAGCGAGTACGCCGCGATGGGCTTCGAGTACGGCTACTCGGTCGAGAACCCCGACGCGCTGGTGATGTGGGAGGCCCAGTTCGGCGACTTCGCCAACGGCGCCCAGTCGGTCGTCGACGAGTTCATCTCCTCGGGCGAAGCCAAGTGGGGCCAGCGTTCCGGCGTGACCCTGCTGCTGCCGCACGGCCACGAGGGCGCGGGCCCGGACCACACCTCCGGCCGCCCGGAGCGGTACCTGCAGCTGTGCGCCGAGGACAACATGCGCATCGCCAACGTCACGACCCCGGCGAACTACTTCCACCTGCTGCGGCGCCAAGCGCTGTCGCCCAAGAAGAAGCCGCTGGTCGTCTTCACGCCGAAGTTCCTGCTGCGCTACAAGCACTGCGTGTCGGGCATCGAGGAGTTCACCTCGGGCGGCTTCCGTCCGGTGCTGACCGACCCGCTGGTCGACTCCGGGCAGCTTCCCGCCGCGAACGTGCGCCGCGTCCTGCTGTGCTCGGGCAAGATGTACTACCACCTGGCCGACGCCCGGGAGCTGAACGGCAACACCGACACGGCGATCATCCGCCTGGAGCAGCTCTTCCCGCTCCCGGTGGACGAGCTCAAGGCGGCGCTGGCACCGTTCACGGGCGCCTCCGAGCACGCCTGGGTCCAGGAGGAACCGGCCAACCAGGGTGCCTGGTCGTTCATCGCCCTGAACCTGCTCGAGCACCTGGACGGCATCAGCCTGCGTCGCCTCTCGCGTCCGGCCGCCGCCGCCCCCTCGGTGGGTGTCAAGAAGGTCCACGACGTCGAGCAGCAGGCCCTGCTGGACGTCGCGATCCCGCCGAAGAAGTAG